The DNA region CTGCCGGCATTATCTCCGTGCCACCCCCATGCGGCGTCCCCAGAGGAAGGAGGGGCGGGTGACAGAAACTCTTTATTGGTGCGAGGGTCCAACGCTGCGCTGTGAGCTCAACCTCCCTGCTGGGGGGTCCAAAGTGGGCCGGGGGAGTACAAGGACCGCGCCCGtttctgccccttccccccGCGAAAGCAGGGCCGGGGGCAGCGGAGGCCCAGTGGAAACCGGAGCGAGCCCCGCGCCGGGCTGGGGGCCGAGCTGTGGCGGCACGAGGGGAAAATTCCCACTCCAACCCAACGGTTCTCCCTTTTGGGAGGAATCCAGGAGCTGGGAAAAGCCACCGGTGCTCGGACagcttctccctccctgctggtgctgggtgaGGCACAGGTGTGTACGGGGGTCTCTGTCCGTCctctccctgcacccccaggggacagggacacccccccagcaccttctataaggggagggggggagtcTCCAGCCTTGGGGCACCCTACCTCCTCCAAACCAGCTCCTGCCAGTGGGAACCCTCTCCCAGGCAGAAGAGGGGGGCACAGGAACTCCCCCCACGGAGCTCCACGTGGGCTTGTTTTGGGGGCAAGCAGTTTGGATGTTGCCCCTTGTTTGTGCGTGATCAGCTGAGCCCCTCCTGCCTGACCTGGCACCCAAGGGAGCACTTGGTGCCCTCCAAAGGTTTAAGTGTCTGGATGGGGAGAGGGGGACTTggtaccccccaaaaaaaaagcggGAAGGGGGACTTGACCTCCAAAATTCTGtgtgcctgggcagggaggggagcacTTGGCACCCCCCTAAACTTTGGATGGGGTGGGAGGGAACTTAGTAACCCCTCAAATTCTGGGTGCCTGGGTAGGGAGGGGGGAATCCAAACCCAAAATTctgggtgggcagggaggcagTTAGGGTGCCCAAACCTGCCAAAGCCATTTGTGGTTCAAGATCAAACCCAGGAAACTCATCGGGGAGGGGTGGTACCCCCCCAGCCCAATATTCACCCCCAGTGGACCCTCCAGCATGGGACCAGTGCAGGCTACTGGTGGCACCAGTAAAAGGCTACCaataaaacaaccaaaacctccCAAAACGAGGGAGGAAACCAgtgcagggggagggggaaggagggaggcaggagcaaagcgaccccctgccagcagcagctcttctctggGGGGGTCTCAGGGGGCAgggtggccccatccctgcctgaCAGATGGACGGAGCCAGAGGACAGGGGGACGGTGCTGGCTGGGTCACCACCAGTAAGGAACTGGGAGCTGTGGAGCCCAGCAGGAGTCTGAGGGGTCAGTGCAGCCAGAAAGTGCAGCAGAAGTTCTGGGGAGGGTGTCCTGAAGGGCTGGCCTAGACCCCCTCCCTTCAGTGGGGACAACAGCGGCCTGGCCGTGGCCACATCCTCAGCTGGGCCcggaggccacagctgcttcCAGTCCATACCAGTTCTGGGTACTGGGAAGGTCCTCCAGTGTCAGTGTGGGGCTGAGCCAGGCGGTGGTGGCCGGAGGGAGGCagatgcagggctgggggctgcctcaGCGTGGGGGGATGCAACAGAAGGCGCCAGGGGCAGTCCTGCTGGCACCTAGGAGCTGTTGGGCATGGTCAGATGCAGAGAACTTGCAACCTGCAACCAAGGAGTGGTGTTACTGGGTGGTACTGgtctgggggaggaggtggagtggaTGAGCACTCCCACAATTCCCAGAATCCTGCGTGGTCAGGcgggaaggacctctggagatgatccagtgcaacatcctgctctagcagggtcACCAGAGCTCCCGGACCTAGGGAGCTGCCCTGctagggcaggcagcaggagcagggcagggatgctccCCATGGAGTGGAAGCACTGGGTAGGCCacctctggagtgctgggttcagctttgggccctGATTCAAGCTGCCCCAAGGGAGGTTGATGTTGGCCCTGAGGAACAATTTGTGCCCCCTGAGGCTTGTGcagtctggcccaggctgcccagagcagtggtggagtccccatccctggaggagtttgcaagctgtggagctgtggtgctgagggtcatgggTCGGTGgtgtcctggtgctgctgggtcaGTGAGTGGAGGCCTGTTCCAACCCACCCCATTCATGGTTCCCTGAGTCACACAGATACTGCAGGAGGCTCAAGGCCCTCTCAGTATCAGAGAGGTTTTAAGTACTGCTTGGTGGCTGCCCCATAGGCAGCACAGAGAAGGGGACAGCCTTGGCTGAGGTGTCACAGAGCTGGGCAGTTTGGTGGCCCAGcctcagggcaggcagaggaagctgctggcccCCACCCCAGGCTGCCTCACCTGTCCTCCTCGATGCTGCCGCTCTCCGTGTCCCCTCCGTCCCCCTTCTTCTCGCCGTCCTCCTCGCCCAGGTCCATGTCCAGCTCCTGGCCGCCCTCGGGGCGGGTGTAGGCGAAGCCACTGAGGGGCAAGAAGGAAGAGGGGCTGGCCACGGGCAGGGCCCCCAGGCCTCGCTGCCCCCCTCAGCATCCCCTGCCAGGCAAAGGGGCATCACGGGGACCTCGGCTCCCCTCGGCTTAGTCTGTGGGTGTCTCAGGAGGAGACCAGGCTCTGGCAGAGCTCCACGCCTTGGCCAAGGTGCCCTGGGGACACAGATCCACTAGGCAGGGCTCAGGGGCTGGTGGTGGCCAAAggttcctcctctgcagggtgACAGCTTGAGAGTGGCTTAGGGTGACTTGGGGCCTGACCTGATGGAGCGGCAGGTGAAGAAGACAATCCTCTTCAACCTCTTGTTGTAGAAGAAGTAGTTGAAGGACCAGAGGCTGCCATCTTCTCCAAAAGGGTCTGAGTCCAGGTCGGGGTTGTAGCTGcaacagcaagaggaggaacCATGAGGGACACcatgacaggctctgctcccagtgccAACCCTGTTCCTGTCCCTGTTCCTGTCACAGGTAGAACTATGGAACCGtaaaggttggagaagacctttaagatcatcgggtccaatcatcaacccaacaccaccatggccaccaaaccatgaaggttggaaaagacctttaagatcatcaagtcaaataaTCAGCTCAACACCACCACacccactaaaccacatcccaagtgcctgccatgtccacactgcacacctccagggattgcgattccatcacctccctgggcagcctgttccaaggtctGGCCACCACTTGGGCATTGGAGAAACTGGGGGAGCACAGAGCCACCTTGGTGGGTTGTGCTGGTGTGCTCAAGAGCTGGGTGGCTACTTGGACCAGTTGCCAGGTGATGCCATGTCCCCTAGTTGGCTTTAGGAGGACAaaaccccagcagctgcctggggagcagaTCTCCAAGGGTTCTGTGTGGGACGGGACAGCAACAGCAGGGCCTCTCCCTGGGTAGGGAGCTGTGAGCCAGTGAAAGGCCACCCCTGAAAATGCCACCTtttgtgggcaggaggaggccagGAGGTTACCTGTATATGTCACACTCTGAGAGACAGATCTCCTCGTCCACCGCGTCCCACAGAAGCGGCTTCAGGGCCTTGAAATCCTCCCGGACagctgagaagaggctgcagtTGACAGCATTCACCACCTGCAGAGACCCACCAAGGCCTCAGGATCTGctgtttctccttctcctccccaccaccttcccccacattcctcatcctcctcatctATCATCACCTAGAGAGACACACCAGGAGCTCAggatctgctgcttctcttgctcCAGGGGAGGGGCAACAACCTCCTGCCTCAGCccaggggaggcagggagctgctgggatggaaCCGGGAGTGCTGGGGGGGAACAAcagcaccatgagccagcaaggtggccaagaaagtctCCTGGGGACACTcagcagagtgtggccagcaggccaagggaggctctcctgcccctttgctctgccctgctcaggccacagctgcagagctgaggccagtgctggctccacacttcagcacagcctgggagctgctgcagagagcccagggcaggctgggaagctgctgagaagtctctgagcagggaaggctgaggggcctggggctgcttaacctgggcaggagaggactcagaggggatcttctcactTCTGCAGGGTGTGGGGCAAGagactggggccagactcttcccactggtgcccagggacaggccaaggggcaccagGCACAAACTGGGAGCCAGAAGGTTCCctcaggagcagcctcttgGCTTGGAGGGTtgcaaggcctggagcaggctgtgcagagaggctgtggagtctccttgtctggagagcttgcacaggcagctgggcatctgctgtgggtgaccctgctggagcagggggctgctctgggtgacccccagaggtcccttccctccACGCCACAGGATCCTGAGATGCCTGGGGCACACAGAGCCCAAGTCTCTCTCAGTGCAGAGCCTGCTGGCCTCTTGGAAGCCTCTCTGCAAACAAGACAAACTTCTCTGGTCAGGGGGGACATTTCCTAGTCTATCTCCTCCTggcctagagcagcctggctgagccCTGATGGCCAGAAGCCTGTCAGCCAccacggctggagaaaaggacatCCCAGAAACTTCCTCCTGCAGAAATCACCCCAGAAAGCTCTTTCTGGGGAGGATTTGCCTCATCCCAAGGCTGACTCTGTTGGAGGAGGGAgcaagagaaggttctgggccGGGTTCCTTGGGATGGGGAGAAGATGGCAGAGCTTCTGAAGAAGCAGAGAGCACCCCCAGCCGCCTGATGCCAGGCTTTGCCCACCTACCCAGTTGAGGCTGGGCTCCCGGCTGAACTCGTGGCTCTTGGCGGCGCTGAAGTCGTAGTCGGGGCGGAAGGACTCATTGAGGGTGGCGATCAGGTAGAAGAGAGTCTTGCGGCTGCACTTGTCACTGAGGGGACCCTCCTCGTCCCCACCCTGGCTCTTGCTGAGCCTGGCAGGACACGACAGTGAGCAGAGAGGCGTCACCAGCGCAGCCATCACCAAACAGCAGCCATCAGGGAGCTGCCTCACTGGGAAAGGCCCTGGGgggttggtggcagcagctggagaggtgccagtgtgtgcccaggtggccaagaaagccaccaacagcctgcccaggctgggcagcaggagcagggcagggatggtgcccATGGACGAGTCCACTGAGGAGGCCACCCCTGAAATGCTGAGCTCGGATTTGGGCCCCTGACTCCAAGAACCTTGaagggctggaggtgtccagagaaggtcaaaaGAGCTAGGGAAGGGTCAGGAGAAAGGTGTGGAGaagttgtgaggagcagctgtggagccggggatgtgcagcctggagccatggggctgaggggaggccttctGGTGGTCTGCAAGTgtatgagaggaggctggagccaggtggagcttAGATCTCTTGTGCCAAGAGCTGGGCCAAGAGGAATTGGCCTCAACTTGTCCCAGGGAAGGTTGAGGTTGGCCCTGAGGAACGATTTGTGCCCCTTGAGGCTTGTGCAGGcctggtttggtggtgccctgccAGTGCTTGATCAGTGGTTGGACCCCAGGATctcctcttccaacctcaacaacTCCAAGAAGAAacagagcagccagcccagaaCCTTTGAAGAGTCCCCAgatcccacccccaccctgctccccatcgtgcagggcacacagccaagcctcccccagcctgtggtaCCTGCTGGGGCTGATCCCCGTGGTCTGAGGAGGTGACAGGGCCTCCAGGACGTGGGGCTGTCCCTCCTGACAGAACTGCTTGAACATGTGCTTGTCGTCCCCAGCCATCTTGCAGGAGTAGCTCTCGATCCTGAGGGGCACATCAGAaccactccagcatgtcccaaGCCAGCACCAAGCCCAAAAAAGGCTCTTCAGGGCCACCTGAACCACCCCAACGCCTCTTTTccagctctcctcagcctctcctgcagtATCTCTTTGGCCTCTCTTCCcatctccccttggcctctcctccagtctctccccagcctcagcttggcctctcctccttccagcctctcttccatgctctgctctccttcagcaactccttggcctcttctcccttcacTTCCAGTCTCTCTTTGGCCTCTCTTGTCTCCAatttctctccagcctctctccaaTCTCACTTtgttctctcctcccaggctcCCCCCCATCCactcctccctccagcctcacctcccgATGATGTGAGCATCTCCTGTCTCCACTGTCAGCTGGGAGTTGATGGCTTCAAAGCTGGagttctccagcagcttcatgcTCCCGGCTCCCACGGCGGTTCCTGGCACAACAGCTGCGGCAAAGCAGATCCTGCTGAGGAAGGACACCCTGCAAGTGAGGACCAGGGCACCTTGGGGAGGTCACcaagctcctctcctccttcctgagGCCACCAGAGCTTTTTGTCCTGGAATTTTCCTCTTGGAGCTTGGGAAGAGACAAACATGTCACCAACAGATGAAGGGAGTgcattctgcccttctgctctgctctggtgggacctcacctggagtcctgg from Pogoniulus pusillus isolate bPogPus1 chromosome 14, bPogPus1.pri, whole genome shotgun sequence includes:
- the MAF1 gene encoding repressor of RNA polymerase III transcription MAF1 homolog, with the protein product MKLLENSSFEAINSQLTVETGDAHIIGRIESYSCKMAGDDKHMFKQFCQEGQPHVLEALSPPQTTGISPSRLSKSQGGDEEGPLSDKCSRKTLFYLIATLNESFRPDYDFSAAKSHEFSREPSLNWVVNAVNCSLFSAVREDFKALKPLLWDAVDEEICLSECDIYSYNPDLDSDPFGEDGSLWSFNYFFYNKRLKRIVFFTCRSISGFAYTRPEGGQELDMDLGEEDGEKKGDGGDTESGSIEEDRLQVLCI